A window from Streptomyces sp. NBC_00335 encodes these proteins:
- a CDS encoding MFS transporter — MQSVLRDRTYRRLFGAQVIALTGTGLATVALGLLAYDLAGADAGSVLGTALAIKMVAYVAVAPAIAAVADRLPRRALLVGSDLIRAGVALFLPFVSQVWQVYVLIFLLQTASAAFTPTFQALIPDVLPEERAYTRALSLSRLAYDLESLFSPALAAALLSVVGYDQLFLGTAAGFLASSALVVSAVLPRRARAVVASGPGAYAKATAGTRLLLRAPQLRSLLAMNLAVAAAGAVVTVNSVVYVRDFLELSAESVALALGAYGAGSMAVALALPRILENRPDRRVMLTGALLLPVAFGALGFITSADSGGWRWPALLVTWAAFGAACSMVLTPAGRVLRRATPEGDRTAVFAAQFSLSHAAWLLTYPLAGWVGAKAGLGWATAALGAIALAAAALAARLWPAGAATEEVLGHVHEHEHRGLTPGHPHLHGARRAGAGWRHSHHHFTDELHAAHG; from the coding sequence ATGCAGAGCGTGCTGCGCGACCGCACCTACCGCCGCCTGTTCGGCGCCCAGGTCATCGCCCTGACCGGCACCGGCCTGGCCACCGTGGCCCTCGGCCTGCTCGCGTACGACCTCGCGGGCGCCGACGCCGGTTCGGTGCTCGGGACGGCGCTCGCGATCAAGATGGTGGCGTACGTCGCCGTCGCCCCGGCGATCGCCGCGGTGGCCGACCGGCTGCCGCGCCGGGCCCTGCTGGTCGGCTCCGACCTGATCCGGGCGGGGGTCGCGCTCTTCCTGCCGTTCGTGAGCCAGGTGTGGCAGGTCTACGTCCTGATCTTCCTGCTGCAGACCGCCTCGGCCGCCTTCACCCCGACCTTCCAGGCCCTGATCCCCGACGTCCTGCCGGAGGAGCGCGCCTACACGCGGGCCCTGTCCCTGTCCCGGCTCGCCTATGACCTGGAGAGCCTCTTCAGCCCCGCGCTCGCGGCCGCGCTGCTGTCGGTGGTCGGCTACGACCAGCTGTTCCTCGGCACGGCGGCCGGCTTCCTCGCCTCGTCCGCGCTCGTGGTGTCCGCCGTCCTGCCCCGGCGGGCGCGGGCCGTCGTCGCGTCCGGGCCGGGCGCGTACGCCAAGGCCACCGCGGGGACGCGACTGCTCCTGCGCGCCCCGCAGCTGCGGTCCCTGCTGGCGATGAACCTCGCGGTCGCGGCCGCCGGGGCCGTGGTCACGGTCAACTCCGTCGTGTACGTACGGGACTTCCTGGAGCTGTCCGCCGAGTCGGTCGCCCTCGCGCTCGGGGCGTACGGGGCCGGCTCCATGGCCGTGGCCCTGGCACTGCCGCGGATCCTGGAGAACCGCCCGGACCGGCGGGTGATGCTGACCGGAGCCCTGCTGCTCCCCGTGGCGTTCGGCGCCCTCGGCTTCATCACCTCGGCGGACAGCGGCGGTTGGCGCTGGCCCGCGCTGCTGGTCACGTGGGCGGCGTTCGGGGCGGCCTGCTCGATGGTGCTCACGCCCGCCGGCCGGGTGCTCCGGCGGGCCACGCCGGAGGGGGACCGCACCGCGGTGTTCGCCGCCCAGTTCTCCCTGTCGCACGCCGCCTGGCTGCTGACCTATCCGCTCGCGGGCTGGGTCGGCGCGAAGGCCGGGCTCGGATGGGCGACGGCGGCCCTCGGCGCGATCGCGCTCGCGGCCGCGGCCCTCGCCGCCCGGCTGTGGCCGGCCGGGGCGGCCACGGAGGAGGTCCTGGGCCACGTACACGAGCACGAGCACCGCGGGCTGACTCCCGGGCATCCGCACCTCCACGGAGCACGCCGGGCCGGGGCGGGGTGGCGGCACAGCCACCACCACTTCACGGACGAGCTGCACGCCGCCCACGGCTGA
- a CDS encoding MgtC/SapB family protein, whose product MDYRQADTSTLVTIGHLAVAFVLTYLLGFERTLRGAAAGNRTFSMIGVGAALVAVLALDGAPNALAGVITGVGFIGGGLVFRQSRTEGDLVHGVTTAGAIFAAAAIGAAAGQGRLAPAAAATAFVILALETRHIPGLSVFDGRRWAHRFRSDADVLRLHGERSPSAED is encoded by the coding sequence ATGGACTACCGGCAGGCGGACACCTCCACCCTCGTCACGATCGGCCACCTCGCGGTGGCCTTCGTCCTCACCTACCTCCTCGGCTTCGAGCGCACCCTGAGGGGGGCCGCCGCGGGCAACCGGACCTTCTCCATGATCGGCGTCGGCGCCGCCCTCGTGGCCGTCCTCGCCCTGGACGGCGCACCCAACGCCCTCGCGGGAGTCATCACCGGCGTCGGGTTCATCGGGGGCGGCCTGGTCTTCCGCCAGAGCCGCACCGAGGGCGACCTCGTCCACGGGGTGACCACCGCCGGAGCGATCTTCGCCGCGGCCGCGATCGGTGCGGCCGCCGGCCAGGGCCGCCTCGCGCCGGCCGCCGCGGCGACGGCCTTCGTGATCCTGGCGCTGGAGACCCGCCACATCCCCGGCCTCAGCGTCTTCGACGGCCGCCGGTGGGCCCACCGCTTCCGCAGCGACGCCGACGTCCTGCGACTGCACGGAGAACGCAGCCCCAGCGCCGAGGACTGA
- a CDS encoding ArsR/SmtB family transcription factor, translating into MPAREPQPPAPDAHLRDPDRARLAEATEVFAMLSDITRLHLLWLLAQGESDVGSLADRCEASRTAVSQHLAKLRLAGLVDTRREGRRIHYSLRDGHLRRLVLEALSHADHRVSGTAPHN; encoded by the coding sequence ATGCCAGCTCGCGAACCTCAGCCACCTGCACCCGATGCGCACCTACGGGATCCCGACAGGGCGCGTCTCGCCGAGGCGACCGAGGTCTTCGCGATGCTCTCGGACATCACCCGGCTGCACCTCCTGTGGCTGCTCGCCCAGGGGGAGTCGGACGTCGGCTCGCTCGCCGACCGCTGCGAGGCGTCGAGGACCGCGGTGAGCCAGCACCTGGCGAAACTGCGGCTGGCGGGCCTCGTCGACACCCGCCGCGAGGGCCGGCGCATCCACTACAGCCTGCGCGACGGGCATCTGCGCCGGCTCGTCCTGGAAGCCCTCAGCCACGCCGACCACCGGGTCAGCGGAACGGCCCCGCACAACTGA